From the genome of Haloarcula taiwanensis:
CCGCTCGGAGCGACCATCGCGGCGTTTGCCGGCACGAGAATCAACACTGCCAGTGCGAGTATGATCGTCCAGCCGTTGATCGCGTCCCCATCGCGCGACCGAGTTCGGTCTCTGGTTCGCCCTTCACTGGCCCGGAAGCTGTCAACGAAGACGAGTAAAAACAGCCCGAGCCCGATAGAGATGAACAGTCCACTGAGTCCCTGCCCGCTCGTCAGGTCGCTGTTGCTTGCACCGCCAACCAATACCAATCCACTTTCCGCCGCCGTTCGAGCGGAGCTGATTGCGGTCCCGAGGCCGGGGAGCCGGACGACCTGTCCGTTGACCTGTAGTGCTGTCGCGACGACTCGGTCGTCAGTGACGACCGGCTCGCCGCCGCTCTGGTCTCTGAACGGGTTGTTGTCCCCTTTCGTGATGTACCCCGCTTCGGTCTCCGCGACGACCCGGTGTGTGGTCAGTCCGCCGCCCTGTAGCTCGACCGCTTCGAACACAATAACGTCTCCCGGCTCAATCTCGCCAGCGACGGGTGCAGGAACGGCGACAAACGCGTCACCCGTATTCAGCGTCGGCGACATACTTCCCGATGTCACGTACCCCAGCAGGATCGGCTGTCCGAGGAGTTGTCCGATAACGAGGGAGAGAACGACGAGGACAGCAAGCAGGGTGAACGCGTCCTCGACGGCCTGCCGCAGCATACCTGCAGTAACCGGCCACAGGTTTTCAACCCTCCGAACAGCGGAGGAGTCGCGGTGTGTCGACCAGTTATCGGTACGGTTCGAAACCGGCGCGTGCTGTCTCTGGACGCAACGCGCTGCCGTCTGTTGACCGCGCGGCAGGGGTTGGACTACTCCCGTCTCGATTA
Proteins encoded in this window:
- a CDS encoding signal peptidase I, translating into MLRQAVEDAFTLLAVLVVLSLVIGQLLGQPILLGYVTSGSMSPTLNTGDAFVAVPAPVAGEIEPGDVIVFEAVELQGGGLTTHRVVAETEAGYITKGDNNPFRDQSGGEPVVTDDRVVATALQVNGQVVRLPGLGTAISSARTAAESGLVLVGGASNSDLTSGQGLSGLFISIGLGLFLLVFVDSFRASEGRTRDRTRSRDGDAINGWTIILALAVLILVPANAAMVAPSGTHSVTIDSASEEVTPGEPVESEFTAENGGLVTMLIVLESPHPDATMDRNRLVVQRGGSATATLSVTAPPPGERAVVTVEEHRYFLLAPPGVIAGLHRVHPLVAIGAFNFLVLGSLAAAVGATFGFGTTRERSRDRSVPLKRQIRRLLGRE